In Cinclus cinclus chromosome 1, bCinCin1.1, whole genome shotgun sequence, the sequence gggattttggagattttCTTGATGAAGTGACACATTTCATTGCCAAAATACCTGTAAGGATTTACTTTTGGACCTGAAGATGGGAACAAAGTTTATAGAAAAGGGAAGATGGGTTGAGAAAGTTTCTCTTTCTGAACCAGGGGACTGAAGGAATCACAGTAGGAAAAGTGGAGGGCTATTCCTGCTGGGTGTTTGGTCTAAGCAATGTTTTTCTTGCATAGTACTGGTTTGGATGACtttgttttgtctgtgtttaaGGCTGTGATGCTAGTTTTCAGTGTCTCACTCTTTGTTGTGGTATacaaaacagcatttcttcCCCTCGGCAGAGTCCTCCTGTTTTCTATAATAAACACTACGAAGGGTTTCAACACTACTGAGTATAAATAAAACGGGTGACTCAATGTGCGtaattattttgagaaaagCCAATCTCGGGCTTTTCTCACACCCTGCCTCAGGTTTGCATCTTGAATGTAAGGGGCAAAACTCAACTAGAAACTTCTAAATTAAAGAACAGATTTAAAGTAAGAAAGTGAATGAAGGCAGCATAAAAGAtctggaaaggaccttaaaaccCACTAGCACCCCAAGtaaatgctgcttttgtgcTGTCTACTTTCCTCATTCTTTGTAAACTGATCTTCAACTTGTAGTTCGTactttttcccactttttaaagcaaaataatctgTGAAACTGCACGCACATCCTACCACCTCATATCTGTCAGCTGGAATGACAAAGCAAATTAGACACTATGTTTTAATCCAGACGGTGCCTATGATCGTTTTAATATGCAAGGAATTTAAGCGACTAAACaatcttgtaaaaaaaaaaaaaaaaaaaaaaaaaaaaaaaaggtggggggaAAGCCCATACAATGAGACCAGGAGTTTTGAGTGTGCACACAAGAGAAAggaggctttaaaaaaaaaaaaaaattgcgggggggggggggaggttaGGCGACAGGCTGCGTTGATTAATAATGATGAACTCAGAAGCCCAGGGAGGATCGTTTCCCGTGGCACAGCTGCCCCTTAGAGACGGGGAGGTTGCGGGTGCGTGTACACGCGTGTCCATGTGTCCGTGTGTGCCCAGCCCCGCGGAGAGCCCGCGTCCCCTGCCCGGCGCGGCGCCGCAGGGAGCAGCCGGGCAGCACCAAGTTGCGGCGCGGCCCCCGCAGCCGCACGCACAAGTTGCGGCGCGGCCCGGGCGGGGAAGGAAGGGTTCGCATCCTCTCCGCTGAAGAACAAAAGCAGCGGTGCGTGTGCGGGATCCCCCCTCGGCAGGCGCCTGGCTCCCCGCACGACTTGCCCTTTCCCCGCACTCAAAGTTTTTGTCCTCAGAGCGTTTGTTGCTCTACCTGCCTTTGTGCTCCGGCCGCCGCCGTGCAGCGCCGAGAAGGTGAAGGTCTGAAAAACACGGAGGCTTGTTCTCCAGTCAGTGGCTGCGCTGCCTGCCCTTGTCGGGGTGCGCTGCCCCAGCCGCGGGCTCGGCTGCTCCGCGTCCTGCCAGGGCAGACGCGCGCCGGGAGCGTGGGGAGGGAGGCTGAGCCCAGCGGGAAGCCGGGACACCCCttggggctgggggcagagcGGGCGCCCCGGGCTGGCCTCGCAGCTACCGAGAGCCTCGCCTCTCCACCGGGCTCTCACCCTCCGCTGCTCTCCCCCGAAGCTGAGGTGTAAGAGCTGGAGGAGGCTGGTGCAGCGCCGGCGCGTCTCGCCTAGCGCCCGAGGGACACGGTTTGCCTCGGAAGCTGCAACTCCGTTACCAATTTTTTGTACATCTTTTAGCACTCCTCTACGGGAGTCACTGCAAAGCTGGATAATAGAAGATTTTTTGTATCTGAGAGCAAGACGTAGTAATTTTTTGTTGCGGCAGAGCGGCGAGTTAAAGGCAGGATTACCGAGAGCTAGTCACTTTTACCTCTTTTTTGCATGGATATGTTTACGCTTACGCGTCTTTTTATACATAAAGTTGGCGAAAGTTTGAAGCACCCCATGCTGCAAAGAATGAAGAATATTAAAAGGTGCAAAGCGGTTTTAGttcttctctctctgtgtgCAAGCAATTTAAAACTACACGCACATACGAGCTGAGCTTGTTGCTAACTGCAACAATTAAAGTGCACTCTTTGCCTACTTCTGCAGCTTTTGCATGATGTCGAGTACACCTTTTAGATTGTCACATCCACACATAGTAGCAGTCTTGGCATTTGctgtttcatgtttcttttttgcattttccGGCTAGCAGAGCCTTCCCCAGTCTCTCTTCTCTTGCCTGTGTAAAGAtagttactttaaaaaaaaatagcatttgcATTTAAGCTAGATCATAACTTTGTTCTAGGCATTATCTCCTAGCGCTTAATCGACTTGTGAGAATGTCTTTATCTTTCcctaaaaacaacaaaaaaaattgccatCCATTTTCACCTGTTAGAGGTCAGTAGGACTTGATATTCAGTTTTACAATTTTGCTCCTTCTATGCAAGGTTGTTTTGATTTGTTGCAAGTAatttatataaagaaaaatattttaacattgaCATTAGCTACATCAAAAGGCAAATTTGCTGTAGTGACTCCATCAATTAAAAAGTACTTGCCTACAGTAACGTGACCTTGCAAATGACATCGATAGTTAATATGATCATTAGTCATTAACAGTATTATTatattcaaaaatataaatttgttGCCAGAATCCACATATTTACCGCTCTGCATGTTTCATTCTTCTGTGCCTTCACATCTTGTGTGAAGTGGTCAATTAATTTTCATGCTTTAATCttttacagatttatttttagcttgtttAGCTTGGTCAAGTGGACCTAAGGAAAATAtgagggattttgttttgtttagtttttggtttgggttttacTTTTTACGGCTTcttgttgtttctttttgtttagaaaaTTTGTCTGTAATTCTAGAATAACAGAATGGAAACATGAAAGTCTGATGAAAGTAATCTTTGGAATGTACTCATTATTCAAATATACAGATAATCAGTACAAATCTTGTACTTATCCCACAAATTTAATATAAGGTTtctcacaaaatgaaaacttggAAAGGAGTAAATGTcattaatacatttttgttttcttctagaTTTGTCGGCATTAATGCATCCGATATAAACTACTCAGCTGGTCGATATGATGCCTCAGTTAAACCCCCCTTTGATATAGGCTTTGAAGGTGTTGGTGAAGTGGTAGCACTAGGACTCAGTGCTAGTGCAGATTTCACAGTGGGTCAAGCTGTGGCCTACGTGAAAGCAGGTTCCTTTGCTGAATACACAGTTGTGTCTGCCAGACAAGCAGTACCTCTACCCTCAGTGAAACCCGAGTTTCTCACTTTAATGGTAAGTGGTGCAACAGCGTATCTCAGTTTGAAAGAGCTGGGAGACCTGTCTGAAGGCAAGAAGGttctggtgacagcagcagctggaggaacGGGTCAGTTCGCTGTGCAGCTTGCAAAGAAGGCAAAATGCCATGTAATTGGAACCTGCTCCAGTGATGAAAAGGGTGGCTTTCTGAAATCCATTGGCTGTGACCGTACCATCAActataaaactgaaaatgtcGAATCTGTGCTAAGGAAGGACTATCCCGATGGTGTAGATGTGGTGTATGAATCTGTTGGGGGAAAGATGTTTGACTTGGCTCTCAATGCCTTGGCTATCAAAGGGTGCCTGATAGTTATTGGGTTTATCACTGGCTACCAAAACCCCACTGGCCTCCAGCCCATTAAAGCAGAGTTATTGCCAGCAAAACTGTTGAGGAAGTCTGCTAGTGTCCGGGGTTTCTTCTTGAACCATTACCTTTCTGACTACAAAATGGCTCTGCAGCATTTGCTCAAGATGTATGAAAGAGGAGACCTGGTTTGTGAGGTGGACTTTGGAGACATGTCTCTGGAGGGCAAGTTCACTGGCTTGGAATCTGTATTCCGTGCTGTAGATTACATGTACATGGGAAAAAACATTGGAAAAATTGTAGTTGAATTACCTCACTCTGTCAACAGTAAGCTGTAAAAACAGAACAATGATATAAATCAGAAGCGAGAAAATGGGCACTTTATGCCTCAGATTTACtagaaacaatttctttttttaagcttaGTAATGGATATTATATTAAAAACAGCATTAAAGTGTTGATAAAAAGGGAagggtttgttgggtttttgttttgttttgtttttaattccttaAAAGTGTTTAAATCAGTGGCTGTAGCAGGGACATAATGGGCCTGTGTTTGATACTGTCACTTTGGTTAGTGTGAGACAAGAACATTGTTCTTGACAGAATAAGTCTTGATGCAGAGGCAGATTTAGTCTGTCAGCCTGATTTGATAAGACTTCATATGCAGttcagctcagaaaaaaaaaaatctttcagcaaTTTTGATTccctgatttaaaaataaaattgttagaACAAGAATAAGTAAAGAGTTGTATCTTTGGGTTGCTCTATTAATCTTTTGAagtttctggggaaaaaatgcactTGATTTTCTGTCACAAACACGATAATCATAATTCAGTTGCATCATGGATCATAGTAATATTCCTTGACTGGTTGCACAGAGAAATTTATCCTCCAATTCTGACATGTCAGTAATATTAAGcaacttggcttttttttttttaatcctgtctTTCATAACTATAAACAACTgcacaattttcttttaaatttttaactaTAAGTTGCAGTAGTCTCATTTTGTTGCCTTTTCATTTTCCGCTGTTGCTGTTTATTGTCCAGTCTCCCCTTTAGTCAGTATTTAAAGATTATTGGAATTtggaatgggattttgagcCATGTTCATGTGTGTTCAGGccctgtatatttttttaaaattaaataaagttttaaaagctATTTAAGTATTTGTGGCATTTATTCATAATTACATGTTTCTTGCTGTCTAGctctttttcagttcttcagAGTTATTTGAGTGATCATTCTTGAAGGGACTTCCCATAATCTTCCTGCTACTTCTGCTTTTACCAAATACTGCTTCTGCAGAAGCCTTGTTACAAATAGCAGGACCATTTTAAATCTATAGTCACAATACCTGATACACGTACTGATGCTCAGCCTCAGATTTTCTAGTGGGTGCATTTAAAGGGTTTTGTAAAGTTTCAAAAACTCTTCCTCACCTAGTGGATATTATTAATGGCATACAGTGGGAATTTCAGCTAGAAGCATAATATTTTCCACAATAAAATACTTGAAACTGCTTGGTCTACGTGTTTTTTCCATAGCAAACTTTTAAGATCTTAAAGGCCAATATTGCCACATCTTTTGAAATTACATTCATTTGTATGCAGTTGAAGAGATGGAAATGTCCTAAGATCATATGCCTCATAATGAACATAATGATAGACAGACAATGTCTAGGacttgaaggaaaaaatccagggtaaattttattttagggcATTATTGAAGGCTGACTGTACATAACATTTTTGATTGTAACACAGGAAAACATGCATTTCATTCAGTAAcgcaaacagaaaaatacttttttattttgatttagtGCATTCTTAATGTAAATTTTTAGTACATATGTCATTAGCATCATAAAGAGCTGTGTATGGTGGAGAACTGTCCCTTTCTTGGGCCATGTCTGACTACTTGGTTTAGTTTCACTTTGGTGGATTTTGCGGAAAGGCGAAATGGATTCAGTCTTTGTgaccatttttctcttttactcaAGGTGAACCTCAAACCAccatgatttttgttttaagtaaGATCTGCTGTTAGAAACATATTTCCCCTTTCATCTCTGATAATGCAAATAttgtgctgtgtttgtgtttcgCATAATTAGAAAAGTATATTGGCCTTCCAGCTGAATGCTAGAAGGATGCAAACACTCAAGTACCATACAGAGCATGCAAAGTTCTCAGCATTTTATTCCTAGGCATGTGATGTCTTTTCTTGTTCAGTGATAAGGTGAAGTCCTTGGTAATTAAATGCTTCTTAAAAAACCCAGCGTTGTTTGGGATATATGtggcaaaattttaaaaatcacaattgGTTATGTCTGTGATACGTACAGAAGTGTTGCATGagtaacaatttttttcaaattaaattccTGCAGTCAAATGTCAAAACCATTCAAGTGGCCCAATTTTCAGATGTGTTGATCACTGTCAGTTCAATAGATTTTGTGTTTCTGAGGCAGTGAATTCCATATGTTTTTGTCataaaaaattcttcctgtaaCAAGATTCTGTTTGGACATACATTCTACTTTCTTTTTATATGTTACTTCATATATAACATTGCATAATGCAACTGCCCCAGGCTTCTTCACTGGTCAAAACAGGGGAAGAGAGGAACCTTTGGAGGTTTCACACATATATATTCAGATATGACATGttgttcattttaattttggCTTCAGATTGTTGTTTACCACTTTCATACTGATCACAGCATTAATAAAAGGCTTACATTTGTTATATGCATAAATTGGATTGCCAATTTTGTACAAATTTCATAATCCTTTTGGTGTTTAGGTTAGGCTATGGTCATTGGAATTGTCTTTTTCATCAAATGTTTATGTTAAAGGGTAGTTCAGGGTCAAACTGATAACCCTTCCATGAATGAATAAGGAATCaagaagtaaattttttttttacaacttcTATGCTTTAAattgctgaaagagagcagTTTAATATCAATGGAGAGAGGGCGCAGAGAATTTCTTAAACATGCAGATAAGGCCTTTTTGATGAGTTTCATAATGAATTTTGACTtgcagcagggggaaaaaactcaacttctctttatttaaaagtattttctgcaAACTTAGAGTtgtgggagcagggctgcctTTGAATAAGTAAGCTATGATGGatttaaataatgtttaaatattAGATGCCTAGGAAAATGTATATGGCATGCACACACTGAGAGGTTTAAATGATGATAGGACATTGAAcatacaaggaaaagaaatactgtAGAGTCACAGCAAGGGATTAATAACAATACACTTAATATGCTTGCAAAAAAGGTGTATTAAAAGCTGTGTGCACAGTGGGGACTtaaatgattaaaaataataatacatttGCCTTGGAAGTACTAAGTATACTATATGTAGAGAGCAGGGATTTAAATAATAATACTATTAATAATAGCAGCTCATTGAGATGTGGTTGCTAGCACTACATCCTAATTTTACCTTTCCAAATGAATTTGCTACAGAGGAATCTGGCATTGTTTGCTGAGGCTAATAACTGAATTTCCCTTCCCTACACACATATGCTTCCatggaaaaacaacaaagaactAGATGAAGAGCTGGCTTTTTTCCTGAGTCTGTCACATGTGTGCATGCGCATGCGCACATGGACACACACGTACTCACTcgctctctcctggcttgcaACCCTCAGCACA encodes:
- the PTGR3 gene encoding prostaglandin reductase 3 isoform X2, producing MKKLVVTKLSQNFREAVTLQQDSPVPLPGDGDLLVRNRFVGINASDINYSAGRYDASVKPPFDIGFEGVGEVVALGLSASADFTVGQAVAYVKAGSFAEYTVVSARQAVPLPSVKPEFLTLMVSGATAYLSLKELGDLSEGKKVLVTAAAGGTGQFAVQLAKKAKCHVIGTCSSDEKGGFLKSIGCDRTINYKTENVESVLRKDYPDGVDVVYESVGGKMFDLALNALAIKGCLIVIGFITGYQNPTGLQPIKAELLPAKLLRKSASVRGFFLNHYLSDYKMALQHLLKMYERGDLVCEVDFGDMSLEGKFTGLESVFRAVDYMYMGKNIGKIVVELPHSVNSKL
- the PTGR3 gene encoding prostaglandin reductase 3 isoform X1, which translates into the protein MSFSAKSGALLSSRAARWWWRQQPSCAAAAPAWSCFGGSWSRPVLDMSYSRHFLDFQGSSIPSSMKKLVVTKLSQNFREAVTLQQDSPVPLPGDGDLLVRNRFVGINASDINYSAGRYDASVKPPFDIGFEGVGEVVALGLSASADFTVGQAVAYVKAGSFAEYTVVSARQAVPLPSVKPEFLTLMVSGATAYLSLKELGDLSEGKKVLVTAAAGGTGQFAVQLAKKAKCHVIGTCSSDEKGGFLKSIGCDRTINYKTENVESVLRKDYPDGVDVVYESVGGKMFDLALNALAIKGCLIVIGFITGYQNPTGLQPIKAELLPAKLLRKSASVRGFFLNHYLSDYKMALQHLLKMYERGDLVCEVDFGDMSLEGKFTGLESVFRAVDYMYMGKNIGKIVVELPHSVNSKL